The Janthinobacterium tructae genome contains the following window.
ATAGCCGTTTAGCTGCACTTCCTCTTTATTAAACTCGGCAACATATTTGATAATTCCAGTATTAATTCCACCACCAGCCAATATCGTTATCATCGACATCAAGCTCATGAACTGGCCTAGTTGACCAAGTCCTTCTGTACCTAAATAAATGGCAACTATTTTTACTATCCGGAGTCCTGCTATCAGTTTTCTTAAAATCGACGCCGCAAAAAGTATACCGACTTTCAGAAAACACATGCCTAAGAATAAAAAGAAAGTATGGTTTTTGAAATGTAATCTATCTGATCATCACGAAGTTCCGGGAACAACGGTAGACGAAGCAGACAATCGGTATATCGATCACTATTTGGCAAGGCACGATTTCCATGCGATTTGGCGAAATACGGACTGCTGTGCAGCGATAAATAGTGGAATACCGCTGAGATGCCAGCCTTTTTCAGTGCTTCAATCAGACGAGTACGTTCATCCAGACTACGACATATCAAGTAGAACATGTGCGCATTATTAGTTGCATAGTCAGGGATTACCGGCGTGTTGAACCATCCTGCTGCCGCGCCTTCTTTCAAGTTGACTTGATAGCGTGACCATACCCGGCGCCGCTCTGCCTGAATGGTTTCTATCGATTCAATTTGGGCATATAAAAAAGCCGCCAGCAAATCAGATGGGAGGAAAGAGGAGCCAACATCAACCCAGCCGTATTTATCGACTTCTCCGCGGAAAAAGGAGGAACGATTTGTGCCTTTTTCTCGAATTATTTCAGCTCTCAAATCGTGTTTTGGATTATTGACGACCAGCAATCCACCTTCACCACACATGATGTTTTTTGTTTCATGGAAAGAGAAGGCTGACATGTCGCCGAGGGTACCCAATGGCCTTCCATTGTGAAAGGAATCGATGGCCTGTGCTGCATCCTCCACGATAGCGATGCCATGTGTGGCAGAAAGAGATAGAATACGATCCATATCGCAAGCGACACCAGCATAGTGAACAACGACAATTACCTTAGTGCGAGGCGTAATCAGTTGCTCAATTTCATCCGGTGAAATATTGGGCTGATCGGCCTGACTGTCTGCAAACACCAGTGTTGCACCGCGCAGGGCAAATGCGTTTGCAGTAGAGACAAACGTATAGGACGGTAAAATAACCTCATCACCAGGCTGGATATTCAGCAATATCGCTGACATTTCCAATGCATCTGTGCATGAGGTGGTCAGTAACGATTTACGCATACCAAGCTTATTCTCAAATAATGCTTGGCATTTTTTTGTAAATTCACCGTCGCCGGATATTTTTCTATTTTCCAGGACTTGTTGAATGTTTTCTAATTCTTTGCCGGTAAGAAAAGGCCGATTGAAAGGAATCATTAATTGGACCATTTGTGAAATGTGTAAAGACTCTGAAGAGGTTCGAAGCCTTGGCGGCACCATACTTTTTGTGGTGCGACATCGTTTATTTGTGTAGGGACCAGTAACTCATTCGTTTTTTTGGTTAATAGCCAAATTCTTTGCTAGTGAAACCAAAGTTGAATAGAAACCATTTTTCTTATGTTCTGGATCTACGCTATTTAATATTATTTCGCAACTCATTTCACGAATTTTTTTACACTTGAAAAACCGACAATCTCATTGTCACTACAGATTAAAAAAATTTGATCAGCGAGTGCCCCTCCATGACAGGAGTTAGATGCCCAGGATTAATATACCAGATCAGCATCTTTTTATCTAAAAATGGATCCGTGTGGTAGTGGCCCGCAAAGTTTGTCAAGCACTTTGTAGCCAAAATACCAAGTGCCGGCGCATCATTACTTGTAGCGATACGTCACGTGTAGTCAATTGGAAGTTGGATAATATTCTTGGTCATTTTCTTGTTTTGAAAATAGACAAGAGTATCTGTTAAAAAAATACTTCTTTTTCTAACTTCTGAACTGTCGAAATTTCAACGGTTGGACAGCGTACAATCAGCACATCCAAGCCAATATTTTTGCAATCTATGATCACACGATTTACATCCGTCTTGCCATCAATGGGAGATTTTGCAATTTTTTCAAAGCGTTATGTATCTAATTCTGATAATTTAATACCCACAAATTCATCTAATGTAATTTCAAAAAAGTGTCAGTCGCATATACTAGCCTTTTAGCTTTTATGCTTGATAGTCAGTAGAGCAGTAGAGCAGTAGAGTAATGATTGTTGCTGATATTATTTTTATAGTTACACATTAAATTAGAAATCTCTCATAAATAAAATCGGATTTCTTTAATCACGTATTTGATGTGGCTGTGAAAATTGAATATCAAAAAACGAGTTAATTTTTTATTGCAAAATAAAACTATCAACTGTGAATTTCATTAGTAATTTTTCTTTTCGTTCAATAAACTCAATAAATATTTCCCGTAGGCATTTTTCTTTAATGGTTT
Protein-coding sequences here:
- the rffA gene encoding dTDP-4-amino-4,6-dideoxygalactose transaminase, whose translation is MIPFNRPFLTGKELENIQQVLENRKISGDGEFTKKCQALFENKLGMRKSLLTTSCTDALEMSAILLNIQPGDEVILPSYTFVSTANAFALRGATLVFADSQADQPNISPDEIEQLITPRTKVIVVVHYAGVACDMDRILSLSATHGIAIVEDAAQAIDSFHNGRPLGTLGDMSAFSFHETKNIMCGEGGLLVVNNPKHDLRAEIIREKGTNRSSFFRGEVDKYGWVDVGSSFLPSDLLAAFLYAQIESIETIQAERRRVWSRYQVNLKEGAAAGWFNTPVIPDYATNNAHMFYLICRSLDERTRLIEALKKAGISAVFHYLSLHSSPYFAKSHGNRALPNSDRYTDCLLRLPLFPELRDDQIDYISKTILSFYS